The genomic stretch TACCCTGCTTCATCCAAACCTTGGCGAATTGCACCCACAAATCCATCCATCATGTTAGAAGGAGCAATAATATCCGCACCTGCTTTTGCCTGGGATACTGCCGTTTTCACAAGTAGATCAAGCGATTCATCATTTAAAACGTGTGCATGTACATGCCCGTCTCTTTCATGAGTATGAACCATTCCGCAGTGTCCATGATCTGTAAATTCACACAAGCAGGTATCCGCAACAACCAGAAGGTCTGGGTACCATGATTTGATCAATCTTGTCGCTTCCTGAACAATTCCGTCTTCCGCAAAAGCAGATGACCCTACTGCATCTTTGGTATCTGGAATTCCAAACAAAAGTACAGCCGGAATGCCGAGTTCAGCAATCTCTTGTACTTCTTCTTTTAAGGTGTCCAAAGAAAAGCGGTAAACACCAGGCATGGAAGAGATCTCCTGTTTGACTCCCGTTCCATAAGTTACATAAATCGGTTGAATAAAATCACTCACATGAAGATGTGTTTCACGCACCATACTGCGAATTGCGGCAGTACTGCGCAAGCGGCGAAGTCTAACATTTGGAAATCCCATAATTGATATTCCCCTTTCTGTATCCCTTTATATAACTGAATCAATTTCATAACTCATTAAAATGATGAATTTGTAACTATATATAGACAAACAAAACCATTTTGATCTATATATACCCCTGATTAAAGCAACTAAAGGGATTATGAAATTGATTCATCTTAATTATTTATCTTTTAGCTCGCACAAAGCATCTGTCAAACTACCCATCGTTGCCTTCTCCGATATGATGCTTACAGAAAGACCCGCTTTTTGTGCCTCCTGAGCAGTAACGGAACCGATACATACGACATGCACTTTATTAAGAAGCTCTACTGGATTGTCATTACCCATTTTCTTCAATAGTGCAAGCAGGTGTGTTACGGTAGAAGAGCTTGTAAATGTGACCGCATATATTTTCCCTTTTTGCAGCAGCTGAATGACATCATCATCCCATTCATCAGGAATCACTGTCTCATAAATATGTGCTACAGTAACTTCCAGTCCTTTTTCACGCAGTCGATCTGGCAGCCAAGAGCGCGCAAGATTTCCACAAGGCAGGAGAACTTTCTGACCTGGCAGAAGTTCATCTCCAAAGGTGTCCATTAATCCTTCCTGCTGGTAAGACCCTTGCACTTCTTCTGCTACAATTCCTTTACTTCGTAAAACTTCTCTTGTAGTAGGTCCAATTGCTACGATTCTAGCTTTTGATAAAGCCCGGATATCCAGGCCCTGCTCTTCAAGATGCTTAAAGAAATATTCTACTCCGTTAACACTCGTAAAGAATACCCAATCATATTCTGGCATAGAAGCGAGTGCGTTTATGATCTGATCTCTTGCTTCTGCTGAAGCGGGAGGCACTGTTTCAATCACAGGCAGCTCATAAGCTTCTCCGCCAAGCTCTTCGATTCGATCTACCAGATCAATTGCTTGTGTTCTAGCCCGTGTAACCAAGATTCTTTTACCGAATAAAGGCATCGATTCTACCCATTTAAGCCGTTCACGTTGTTTAACTACATCGCCGACCACAATCACACCGGGCGGAAGGAATTTATTCTCTATGACTTTGGCTTCAATATCCTCCAGCGTTCCGATTAGTGTATCTTGTTCTGCCCAAGTTCCCCAGCGAATAAGAGCCACAGGTGTATCCTTTGGTCTGCCATGATTCATCAGTTGCTTACTAATGTATCCAATATTCGCCACACCCATCATAAATACAAGTGTTCCGGTTGCATTCGTCACCTTATCCCAGTGGATCGCTCGGTTCATCTTTTCTGGGCTCTCATGTCCTGTAATAATGGAAATAGAAGAAGCGTAATCTCGGTGAGTTACCGGGATTCCCGCATAGGCAGGTACACTGATTGCCGAAGTTACCCCTGGTACAATTTCAAAAGGCACGTTATTCTGCTTCAATAACTCTGCTTCTTCTCCCACTCTTCCAAAAATGGTCGGGTCCCCGCCTTTTAGACGAACGACCTTTTTACCTGCTAAAGCTAAATCCACAAGAAGCTGGTTGATATCCTCTTGTTTCATTGTATGACGATTCGTTTTTTTGCCTACATAAATCTTTTCTGCCCCTGGTTTCATAATTCGCAGCAGTCTAGGGCTCGCTAGTCGATCATATACGACAACGTCTGCCTTTTGAATACATTCCCATCCCTTAACAGTAATGAGCTTTGCGTTCCCCGGACCTGCCCCTACTAAATAAACTTTTCCTGTCATGGAGATCATCCCCTTACATCTGCTAGTATCTTCTCTGCGCCCATTTCAATTAATCGGCTGGCCACAGCCTTACCCAGCTGTTTGGGATCAGCACCTGTTAAAGTATGTTTTAATACGGTGTTCCCGTCTGGTGTTCCTACCATGCCCGTGAGTTCAATCTGTTTATCTTCCGCATTGCTGCCAGTAACCCATGTGGCATAAGCTCCAATAGGAACCTGGCACCCACCGTTCAGTACATGTAAAAACTCGCGTTCAGCAGCAACTGGTTTGGCTGTTATTTCATCATTATATAAAGAGAGAAGCGCAAGCAGTTCCTCGTCATCCTTGCGGCATTCAATGCCAAGCGCCCCTTGACCAACCGCTGGCAAACAAGTTTCAGGAGATAAATAGGAAGTGATTCGATCACTCCATCCCATACGGGAGAGACCCGCTGCCGCTAAAATAATCGCTTCAAAACCTTCCGTCTCGAGTTTACGTAAACGAGAATCAATATTCCCGCGGATCCACTCTACATTGAGATCAGGTCGATAAGCCTTTAACTGACTAGACCGGCGAAGACTGCTGGTACCCACTTTTGCTCCATGGGGAAGTTCATCAAGCGAAGCTCCATTTCGAGAAATTAGAGCATCTCTTGGATCTTCTCGCTTCGGGATCGCTCCCGTCGTAAGGGATTCAGGTAGTACAGAAGGCATATCTTTCATACTATGTACCGCCATATCAATCTCTTTGTTCATCATTGCCTGTTCAATTTCTTTGACAAACAGTCCTTTGCCGCCTACTTTTGACAGCGTCACATTTAGAATCTGATCTCCTTTGGTGACAATTTTCTTCACCTCAAAATCAAATTCAAGTCCATGCTCTGAACATATCTTTTTCAAATCTTCGATGACATGACCTGTCTGTGTCAATGCCAACGCACTTTGTCTGCTTCCCACGATAATTGTACGCATCTTGTTACTCCTCCCGATTGACAGTAATCCACTTCACCATTTCTTCCTGTGACCATGGACGATACCGTTTTTCTCGTATTTGTACTAAAATATCCATTTCAAGTACCCGATCAAGCAGGCGCTTTCTATCTCTCCGATCTTCGACTTCAAACTGAATGACTTCTCGGAATTGTTGTAAAAAATCAAGGTAAATCTGATACTCATCCCCATAATCTGTTCTCAGCTGTTCAATAATTTGCTTTGCAAGCCCCGGGCTTGCACCTGATGCAGAAA from Paenibacillus polygoni encodes the following:
- the hemB gene encoding porphobilinogen synthase, whose translation is MGFPNVRLRRLRSTAAIRSMVRETHLHVSDFIQPIYVTYGTGVKQEISSMPGVYRFSLDTLKEEVQEIAELGIPAVLLFGIPDTKDAVGSSAFAEDGIVQEATRLIKSWYPDLLVVADTCLCEFTDHGHCGMVHTHERDGHVHAHVLNDESLDLLVKTAVSQAKAGADIIAPSNMMDGFVGAIRQGLDEAGYENIPIMSYSVKYASGFYGPFREAADSAPQYGDRKGYQMDPANAREALREAESDVLEGADMLMVKPSLSYLDVMRTLKDQFDLPMVAYNVSGEYAMVKAAAMNGWIDEKSVAMEILLSMKRAGADMIITYYGKDAARWLSEK
- the cobA gene encoding uroporphyrinogen-III C-methyltransferase, whose product is MTGKVYLVGAGPGNAKLITVKGWECIQKADVVVYDRLASPRLLRIMKPGAEKIYVGKKTNRHTMKQEDINQLLVDLALAGKKVVRLKGGDPTIFGRVGEEAELLKQNNVPFEIVPGVTSAISVPAYAGIPVTHRDYASSISIITGHESPEKMNRAIHWDKVTNATGTLVFMMGVANIGYISKQLMNHGRPKDTPVALIRWGTWAEQDTLIGTLEDIEAKVIENKFLPPGVIVVGDVVKQRERLKWVESMPLFGKRILVTRARTQAIDLVDRIEELGGEAYELPVIETVPPASAEARDQIINALASMPEYDWVFFTSVNGVEYFFKHLEEQGLDIRALSKARIVAIGPTTREVLRSKGIVAEEVQGSYQQEGLMDTFGDELLPGQKVLLPCGNLARSWLPDRLREKGLEVTVAHIYETVIPDEWDDDVIQLLQKGKIYAVTFTSSSTVTHLLALLKKMGNDNPVELLNKVHVVCIGSVTAQEAQKAGLSVSIISEKATMGSLTDALCELKDK
- the hemC gene encoding hydroxymethylbilane synthase; the protein is MRTIIVGSRQSALALTQTGHVIEDLKKICSEHGLEFDFEVKKIVTKGDQILNVTLSKVGGKGLFVKEIEQAMMNKEIDMAVHSMKDMPSVLPESLTTGAIPKREDPRDALISRNGASLDELPHGAKVGTSSLRRSSQLKAYRPDLNVEWIRGNIDSRLRKLETEGFEAIILAAAGLSRMGWSDRITSYLSPETCLPAVGQGALGIECRKDDEELLALLSLYNDEITAKPVAAEREFLHVLNGGCQVPIGAYATWVTGSNAEDKQIELTGMVGTPDGNTVLKHTLTGADPKQLGKAVASRLIEMGAEKILADVRG